One window from the genome of Alnus glutinosa chromosome 13, dhAlnGlut1.1, whole genome shotgun sequence encodes:
- the LOC133854355 gene encoding UDP-N-acetylmuramoyl-L-alanyl-D-glutamate--2,6-diaminopimelate ligase MurE homolog, chloroplastic isoform X2 → MAFTFLSIPHLLSAPPPPPHIFSPKPQVVPSKPDHLSLSSSPFLTLRAPTAVGRDKKFYPEPSDDDPPEADEDSGHGVSRFQQIHRQAERARKIQEDDFEKNQSTYLSAIADVEDPAENPDQDDSGDDLFGDIDKAIALQRKEFVKKGLLKPNPKKEENEQGEGIEELEPEEVVDLEEIDELQGLRVVSEDSDEGGSAKFSDEVTEFGNGNRGSSLNSSFDLDFDSYGKAKTRIVEPKFKMSLAELLDESKVVPVSVYGDLEIEITGIQHDSRLVCAGDLFICCVGRKTDGHLYLTEADKRGAVAVVASKEVDIEETLGCKALVIVEDTNAVLPALAASFYRFPSKNMAVIGITGTNGKTTTSYLIKGMYESMGLRTGMLSTVAYYIHGDNKLESPNTTPDAVLVQNLMAKMLHNGTEAVVMEASSHGLALGRCDEVDFDIAVFTNLTRDHLDFHGTEEEYRDAKAKLFSRMVDPERNRKVVNIDDPNAPFFIAQGNPDVPVVTFAMENKNADVHPLKFELSLFETQVLVNTPHGILEISSGLLGRHNIYNILAAVAVGIAVGAPLEDIVRGIEEVDAVPGRCELIDEEQAFGVIVDYAHTPDALSRLLDSVRELGPRRIITVFGCVGEGDRGKRPMMTKIATDKSDVTILTSDNPKNEDPLDVLDDMLAGVGWTMQDYLKHGGCWQRP, encoded by the exons ATGGCCTTCACTTTCCTCTCTATCCCACACTTGCTCTCTGCACCTCCTCCACCACCCCACATCTTCTCTCCAAAACCCCAAGTTGTCCCATCCAAACCCGACCATCTTTCTCTATCTTCCTCCCCATTTCTCACTCTTCGAGCCCCCACCGCTGTCGGACGCGACAAAAAGTTCTACCCTGAGCCGTCAGACGACGACCCACCCGAAGCCGACGAGGATTCCGGGCACGGAGTGTCTAGATTCCAGCAAATCCATCGCCAAGCCGAGCGAGCCCGGAAGATCCAAGAGGATGACTTTGAGAAGAACCAGTCCACGTACCTCTCCGCCATTGCTGATGTGGAAGACCCAGCGGAAAATCCCGATCAGGACGACTCCGGGGACGATTTGTTCGGCGATATTGACAAGGCCATTGCCTTGCAGCGCAAGGAGTTCGTGAAGAAGGGGCTTCTGAAGCCGAACCCCAAGAAGGAAGAGAACGAGCAGGGTGAGGGAATCGAAGAGTTGGAGCCCGAGGAGGTCGTGGATTTGGAGGAAATCGACGAGCTTCAGGGGCTTCGAGTGGTTTCGGAGGACTCGGACGAAGGTGGGTCGGCGAAGTTCAGCGACGAGGTTACTGAATTCGGTAATGGAAATCGTGGGTCGTCTTTAAATTCCTCgtttgatttggattttgatAGTTATGGGAAAGCTAAGACTAGGATTGTCGAACCCAAATTTAAGATGAGTTTAGCTGAGCTTTTGGATGAGAGTAAGGTGGTGCCCGTTTCGGTTTATGGTGATTTAGAGATAGAGATTACGGGAATTCAACATGATTCGAGGCTGGTCTGCGCAGGAGACTTGTTTATCTGTTGTGTTGGGAGGAAGACTGATGGGCATTTGTATTTGACTGAGGCTGATAAGAGAGGGGCAGTGGCGGTGGTGGCGAGCAAGGAGGTTGATATAGAGGAGACCTTGGGGTGTAAGGCATTGGTGATTGTGGAAGACACCAATGCGGTTCTTCCGGCATTGGCCGCATCTTTCTATAGGTTCCCGTCTAAGAATATGGCGGTGATTGGGATAACGGGGACGAATGGGAAGACGACCACTTCATATTTGATAAAAGGCATGTATGAATCGATGGGATTGAGAACTGGGATGTTGAGCACGGTTGCTTATTATATCCATGGGGATAACAAGTTGGAGTCGCCTAACACGACCCCAGATGCTGTTTTGGTTCAGAATTTGATGGCAAAGATGCTTCATAACGGGACTGAAGCGGTTGTCATGGAGGCTTCTTCTCATGGACTAGCCTTAGGGAGGTGTGATgaagttgattttgatattgCAGTTTTCACAAATTTGACGAGGGACCATTTGGATTTTCATGGGACTGAGGAGGAGTATAGGGATGCCAAAGCTAAACTATTTTCAAGGATGGTGGACCCCGAAAGAAACAGGAAAGTTGTCAACATTGACGATCCAAATGCACCTTTCTTTATAGCACAAGGAAACCCAGATGTGCCTGTTGTGACCTTTGCAATGGAGAATAAGAATGCGGATGTTCACCCGCTGAAGTTTGAGCTCTCTCTGTTCGAGACACAGGTTTTGGTTAATACGCCTCATGGCATTCTGGAGATTTCATCCGGGTTACTTGGAAGGcataatatttataatattctTGCAGCCGTGGCAGTTGGGATTGCGGTTGGGGCTCCATTGGAGGACATTGTTAGAGGGATTGAAGAGGTTGATGCAGTTCCAGGACGGTGTGAGTTGATTGATGAGGAACAGGCATTCGGAGTGATTGTGGACTATGCTCATACTCCTGATGCCCTGTCTAGACTACTTGATTCTGTAAGAGAGCTTGGACCAAGGAGGATTATCACTG TTTTTGGTTGTGTTGGCGAGGGCGACAGGGGGAAAAGACCCATGATGACAAAGATTGCAACAGATAAAAGTGATGTGACGATTCTAACATCTGATAATCCAAAGAATGAAGATCCAT TGGATGTTTTGGATGATATGCTGGCTGGCGTAGGATGGACAATGCAGGATTACCTGAAACATG GTGGTTGCTGGCAAAGGCCATGA
- the LOC133854355 gene encoding UDP-N-acetylmuramoyl-L-alanyl-D-glutamate--2,6-diaminopimelate ligase MurE homolog, chloroplastic isoform X1, whose amino-acid sequence MAFTFLSIPHLLSAPPPPPHIFSPKPQVVPSKPDHLSLSSSPFLTLRAPTAVGRDKKFYPEPSDDDPPEADEDSGHGVSRFQQIHRQAERARKIQEDDFEKNQSTYLSAIADVEDPAENPDQDDSGDDLFGDIDKAIALQRKEFVKKGLLKPNPKKEENEQGEGIEELEPEEVVDLEEIDELQGLRVVSEDSDEGGSAKFSDEVTEFGNGNRGSSLNSSFDLDFDSYGKAKTRIVEPKFKMSLAELLDESKVVPVSVYGDLEIEITGIQHDSRLVCAGDLFICCVGRKTDGHLYLTEADKRGAVAVVASKEVDIEETLGCKALVIVEDTNAVLPALAASFYRFPSKNMAVIGITGTNGKTTTSYLIKGMYESMGLRTGMLSTVAYYIHGDNKLESPNTTPDAVLVQNLMAKMLHNGTEAVVMEASSHGLALGRCDEVDFDIAVFTNLTRDHLDFHGTEEEYRDAKAKLFSRMVDPERNRKVVNIDDPNAPFFIAQGNPDVPVVTFAMENKNADVHPLKFELSLFETQVLVNTPHGILEISSGLLGRHNIYNILAAVAVGIAVGAPLEDIVRGIEEVDAVPGRCELIDEEQAFGVIVDYAHTPDALSRLLDSVRELGPRRIITVFGCVGEGDRGKRPMMTKIATDKSDVTILTSDNPKNEDPLDVLDDMLAGVGWTMQDYLKHGENDYYPPLPNGHRLFLHDIRRVAVRCAVAMGEEGDLVVVAGKGHETHQIEGETKEFFDDREECREALQYVDELHQAGIDTSEFPWRLPESH is encoded by the exons ATGGCCTTCACTTTCCTCTCTATCCCACACTTGCTCTCTGCACCTCCTCCACCACCCCACATCTTCTCTCCAAAACCCCAAGTTGTCCCATCCAAACCCGACCATCTTTCTCTATCTTCCTCCCCATTTCTCACTCTTCGAGCCCCCACCGCTGTCGGACGCGACAAAAAGTTCTACCCTGAGCCGTCAGACGACGACCCACCCGAAGCCGACGAGGATTCCGGGCACGGAGTGTCTAGATTCCAGCAAATCCATCGCCAAGCCGAGCGAGCCCGGAAGATCCAAGAGGATGACTTTGAGAAGAACCAGTCCACGTACCTCTCCGCCATTGCTGATGTGGAAGACCCAGCGGAAAATCCCGATCAGGACGACTCCGGGGACGATTTGTTCGGCGATATTGACAAGGCCATTGCCTTGCAGCGCAAGGAGTTCGTGAAGAAGGGGCTTCTGAAGCCGAACCCCAAGAAGGAAGAGAACGAGCAGGGTGAGGGAATCGAAGAGTTGGAGCCCGAGGAGGTCGTGGATTTGGAGGAAATCGACGAGCTTCAGGGGCTTCGAGTGGTTTCGGAGGACTCGGACGAAGGTGGGTCGGCGAAGTTCAGCGACGAGGTTACTGAATTCGGTAATGGAAATCGTGGGTCGTCTTTAAATTCCTCgtttgatttggattttgatAGTTATGGGAAAGCTAAGACTAGGATTGTCGAACCCAAATTTAAGATGAGTTTAGCTGAGCTTTTGGATGAGAGTAAGGTGGTGCCCGTTTCGGTTTATGGTGATTTAGAGATAGAGATTACGGGAATTCAACATGATTCGAGGCTGGTCTGCGCAGGAGACTTGTTTATCTGTTGTGTTGGGAGGAAGACTGATGGGCATTTGTATTTGACTGAGGCTGATAAGAGAGGGGCAGTGGCGGTGGTGGCGAGCAAGGAGGTTGATATAGAGGAGACCTTGGGGTGTAAGGCATTGGTGATTGTGGAAGACACCAATGCGGTTCTTCCGGCATTGGCCGCATCTTTCTATAGGTTCCCGTCTAAGAATATGGCGGTGATTGGGATAACGGGGACGAATGGGAAGACGACCACTTCATATTTGATAAAAGGCATGTATGAATCGATGGGATTGAGAACTGGGATGTTGAGCACGGTTGCTTATTATATCCATGGGGATAACAAGTTGGAGTCGCCTAACACGACCCCAGATGCTGTTTTGGTTCAGAATTTGATGGCAAAGATGCTTCATAACGGGACTGAAGCGGTTGTCATGGAGGCTTCTTCTCATGGACTAGCCTTAGGGAGGTGTGATgaagttgattttgatattgCAGTTTTCACAAATTTGACGAGGGACCATTTGGATTTTCATGGGACTGAGGAGGAGTATAGGGATGCCAAAGCTAAACTATTTTCAAGGATGGTGGACCCCGAAAGAAACAGGAAAGTTGTCAACATTGACGATCCAAATGCACCTTTCTTTATAGCACAAGGAAACCCAGATGTGCCTGTTGTGACCTTTGCAATGGAGAATAAGAATGCGGATGTTCACCCGCTGAAGTTTGAGCTCTCTCTGTTCGAGACACAGGTTTTGGTTAATACGCCTCATGGCATTCTGGAGATTTCATCCGGGTTACTTGGAAGGcataatatttataatattctTGCAGCCGTGGCAGTTGGGATTGCGGTTGGGGCTCCATTGGAGGACATTGTTAGAGGGATTGAAGAGGTTGATGCAGTTCCAGGACGGTGTGAGTTGATTGATGAGGAACAGGCATTCGGAGTGATTGTGGACTATGCTCATACTCCTGATGCCCTGTCTAGACTACTTGATTCTGTAAGAGAGCTTGGACCAAGGAGGATTATCACTG TTTTTGGTTGTGTTGGCGAGGGCGACAGGGGGAAAAGACCCATGATGACAAAGATTGCAACAGATAAAAGTGATGTGACGATTCTAACATCTGATAATCCAAAGAATGAAGATCCAT TGGATGTTTTGGATGATATGCTGGCTGGCGTAGGATGGACAATGCAGGATTACCTGAAACATGGTGAGAATGATTACTACCCACCTCTTCCAAATGGTCATAGGCTTTTCCTGCATGATATTAGACGGGTGGCTGTACGTTGTGCTGTTGCCATGGGCGAGGAGGGTGATTTGGTT GTGGTTGCTGGCAAAGGCCATGAAACACATCAGATAGAAGGTGAGACAAAGGAATTTTTTGATGACCGGGAAGAGTGCCGTGAAGCATTGCAGTACGTTGATGAGCTCCACCAAGCTGGGATAGACACTAGTGAATTCCCATGGAG GTTACCAGAGAGTCATTGA
- the LOC133854715 gene encoding uncharacterized protein LOC133854715 gives MLPSSNMDDELKFQQRWEIRRRENEFDSSSEESKSSSSSQPVLKKLKLVSSFASDENDEAIGTDRVHQKGKYVPGTGRGKVKFRKAKKMHVERRRNDNLVNNVMERDSHGELGKKKNNTNAYDPAAALDDVKIFMESLLEDLKSTRENLFRWMREEMQKMVADDTAPKAESRKGRYGRGKNQMQHQNNFEEDIVQPQKDLKSGTRDRTSNHGSLNRCIDSNEAAGSKNHCQALEDQVEYGKTTGSMASIANEKGETRLVPSIIQNFQSGHSVQVQHQKNVVLGLRAQNCNDGSSERSVKGKRTAEFNNCSKGLGFLPSAEKAKGERLGLTANPNSFSNSSNQVASSMYLTLPTVLPQPCVENYRLETSSCNYVHPRTDVNKRDVYSEDANVMINSSANRGWFSAMQQEERLGSFALNQSIIPASRSIGAGLQAPLHQTRKNVPKENHNIIGLTMNGGAIRFSGGNHALSEQYAANNFHRHSNCIPDTGLTGYQISDLQESRLFPK, from the coding sequence ATGCTCCCAAGCTCTAATATGGATGATGAACTGAAATTTCAGCAGCGGTGGGAGATTAGGAGGAGAGAAAATGAGTTTGACTCTTCAAGCGAGGAGTCCAAATCAAGTTCAAGTAGCCAGCCGGTTCTCAAGAAGCTTAAACTAGTTTCCAGCTTTGCTTCTGATGAAAATGATGAGGCCATAGGTACTGATAGAGTTCATCAGAAGGGCAAGTATGTTCCTGGCACCGGCCGGGGAAAAGTTAAATTTAGGAAAGCTAAAAAAATGCATGTTGAAAGGAGAAGAAATGACAATTTAGTTAATAATGTGATGGAGAGGGATTCTCATGGAGAACTTggtaaaaagaagaataatacTAATGCTTATGATCCTGCTGCTGCACTGGATGATGTTAAAATCTTCATGGAGTCCTTGTTGGAGGATCTTAAAAGTACAAGAGAAAACTTGTTTAGATGGATGAGGGAGGAAATGCAAAAAATGGTGGCAGATGATACTGCTCCAAAAGCAGAAAGTAGAAAAGGCAGGTATGGAAGGGGGAAAAACCAAATGCAACACCAAAACAACTTTGAGGAGGACATTGTACAACCTCAAAAAGATTTGAAGTCCGGCACGAGAGATCGAACTTCCAATCATGGATCTCTGAATAGGTGTATTGATAGCAATGAGGCAGCTGGTTCGAAGAATCACTGTCAGGCCCTTGAAGATCAAGTTGAGTATGGCAAAACTACTGGATCTATGGCATCAATAGCGAATGAAAAAGGAGAAACTAGGTTGGTGCCATCtatcattcaaaattttcagtcagGTCACTCAGTACAAGTGCAACATCAGAAGAATGTTGTTTTAGGCTTAAGAGCTCAAAACTGCAATGATGGGTCTTCAGAGAGATCTGTAAAAGGCAAAAGGACTGCTGAATTTAACAATTGCTCAAAAGGACTTGGATTTTTGCCATCAGCTGAAAAGGCGAAAGGAGAAAGGTTGGGATTAACTGCTAACCCAAATTCTTTTTCTAATTCCTCTAATCAGGTGGCTTCTTCTATGTATTTGACATTACCAACTGTCCTACCACAGCCCTGTGTAGAGAATTACAGGCTTGAGACTTCTTCATGCAATTATGTTCACCCAAGAACTGATGTAAACAAAAGGGATGTGTATTCAGAAGATGCAAATGTGATGATTAATTCAAGTGCTAATCGCGGATGGTTTTCTGCCATGCAGCAAGAAGAAAGACTAGGAAGCTTTGCTCTAAACCAAAGCATCATCCCAGCCTCAAGAAGCATTGGCGCTGGACTCCAAGCACCACTTCATCAGACTAGGAAAAATGTACCCAAAGAAAATCACAACATAATAGGTCTAACAATGAATGGAGGAGCAATAAGATTTTCTGGGGGAAACCATGCATTATCAGAACAATATGCTGCCAACAACTTTCACAGGCATTCCAATTGTATTCCTGATACAGGACTCACGGGGTATCAAATCTCAGACTTACAAGAAAGTCGTTTGTTTCCAAAGTAG
- the LOC133854285 gene encoding signal peptide peptidase-like 2 produces the protein MDLWRPCWVVFVLGVISLFCSVRAGDIVHEDDLAPKKPGCANDFVLVKVQTWVNDIEDAEFVGVGARFGTAIVSKEKNANQRRLTLSDPRDCCSAPKNKLTGNVVMVDRGLCKFTAKANFAEAAGAKAVLIINNQKELYKMVCEPNETDLDIRIPVVMLPQDAGASLEKMLMNSTSVSVQLYSPLRPVVDIAEVFLWLMAVGTILCASYWSAWGAREAAIEQEKLLKDAADEIPRTKAIVTSGVVDINITSAVLFVVIASCFLVILYKLMSLWFIELLVVLFCIGGVEGLQTCLVALLSRWFKRSGESYIKVPVFGAVSYLTLAVSPLCIAFAVVWAVYRNVSFAWIGQDILGIALIITVLQIVHVPNLKVGTVLLSCAFLYDIFWVFVSTKFFHESVMIVVARGDRSGEDGIPMLLKIPRMFDPWGGYSIIGFGDILLPGLLIAFSLRYDWLANKTLRAGYFLWAMFAYGLGLLITYVALNLMDGHGQPALLYIVPFTLGTFLTLGKKRGDLKVLWSRGEPVRPCPHIQLHHCQESNEEK, from the exons ATGGATTTGTGGAGGCCTTGCTGGGTGGTCTTTGTTCTGGGTGTGATTTCACTGTTCTGTAGTGTGAGAGCAGGGGATATAGTTCACGAAGACGATTTGGCTCCCAAAAAGCCCGGTTGCGCGAACGATTTTGTTCTG GTAAAAGTTCAAACTTGGGTTAATGACATAGAGGACGCCGAATTTGTTGGCGTGGGTGCTCGATTTGGCACTGCCATTGTGTCAAAGGAGAAAAATGCAAACCAAAGACGTCTTACACTTTCAGACCCTCGTGATTGTTGTAGTGCACCAAagaataag CTCACTGGAAATGTTGTAATGGTGGATCGAGGCCTCTGCAAATTCACAGCCAAGGCAAATTTTGCAGAAGCTGCTGGTGCTAAAGCTGTACTCATTATAAATAACCAAAAAG AACTTTACAAGATGGTTTGTGAGCCAAATGAAACTGATCTAGATATACGCATTCCCGTCGTCATGCTCCCGCAAGATGCTGGTGCAAGCTTGGAAAAAATGCTTATGAATAGTACATCAG TGTCTGTGCAGCTATACTCTCCACTCCGACCGGTAGTCGACATAGCAGAAGTATTTTTATGGTTGATGGCAGTTGGTACCATCTTGTGTGCATCTTATTGGTCCGCATGGGGTGCTAGAGAAGCAGCTATTGAACAGGAGAAGCTGCTAAAG GATGCTGCAGACGAAATCCCACGTACCAAAGCCATTGTTACTAGTGGTGTTGTGGACATCAACATAACATCTGCTGTCCTGTTTGTTGTTATTGCTTCATGCTTCTTGGTTATACTATACAAACTTATGTCACTCTGGTTCATTGAGCTTTTGGTTGTTCTTTTCTGCATAGGTGGTGTAGAG GGCTTGCAAACTTGCTTGGTTGCTTTATTGTCAAG GTGGTTCAAACGCAGTGGAGAATCATACATTAAAGTACCTGTCTTTGGAGCCGTGTCATACCTAACTTTGGCTGTTTCTCCATTATGCATAGCATTTGCTGTTGTTTGGGCAGTTTATCGAAATGTCTCCTTTGCCTGGATAGGTCAAGATATACTT GGAATTGCGCTGATAATCACAGTTCTTCAAATTGTCCATGTACCCAATCTCAAG GTGGGTACAGTTCTACTCAGTTGTGCCTTCTTGTATGACatcttttgggtgtttgtttCTACGAAGTTTTTCCATGAAAGTGTGATGATTGTG GTGGCTCGTGGTGATAGAAGTGGAGAGGATGGAATCCCAATGCTACTGAAGATCCCACGCATGTTTGATCCTTGGGGTGGTTACAGCATCATAGGATTTGGTGACATCCTTTTACCTGGATTGCTGATAGCGTTCTCTCTTAG GTATGATTGGCTGGCAAATAAAACTCTACGAGCTGGATACTTCTTGTGGGCAATGTTTGCATATGGATTAG GTCTTCTTATTACATATGTGGCATTAAACTTGATGGATGGGCATGGCCAACCAGCACTACTTTACATCGTTCCATTCACACTAG GGACCTTCCTAACATTGGGGAAGAAGAGGGGTGATCTCAAAGTCCTGTGGAGCAGAGGAGAACCAGTAAGACCCTGTCCACATATCCAACTCCATCACTGTCAAGAATCCAACGAAGAAAAATAA
- the LOC133853643 gene encoding aquaporin PIP1-3, which translates to MEGKEEDVKLGANKYAERQPLGTAAQTDKDYKEPPPAPLFEPGELSSWSFYRAGIAEFVATFLFLYITILTVMGVKRSGNMCASVGIQGIAWAFGGMIFALVYCTAGISGGHINPAVTFGLLLARKLSLTRAVFYMVMQCLGAICGAGVVKGFESNLYEINNGGANVVNHGYTKGDGLGAEIVGTFVLVYTVFSATDAKRSARDSHVPILAPLPIGFAVFLVHLATIPITGTGINPARSLGAAIIYNKDHAWDDHWIFWVGPFIGAALAALYHQIVIRAIPFKSRA; encoded by the exons ATGGAGGGCAAGGAAGAGGATGTTAAGCTTGGAGCAAACAAGTACGCAGAGAGGCAGCCCTTGGGCACAGCAGCTCAGACAGACAAGGACTACAAGGAGCCACCTCCAGCTCCTCTGTTTGAGCCAGGTGAGCTCTCCTCATGGTCCTTCTACAGGGCTGGGATTGCAGAGTTCGTGGCCACCTTTTTGTTCCTCTACATCACCATCTTGACTGTGATGGGTGTTAAGCGCTCTGGCAACATGTGTGCTTCTGTGGGTATCCAAGGGATTGCTTGGGCTTTTGGTGGTATGATCTTTGCTCTTGTCTACTGCACTGCTGGTATTTCAG GGGGACACATCAACCCAGCTGTGACCTTTGGACTCCTTCTGGCAAGGAAGCTCTCCCTCACAAGAGCTGTATTCTACATGGTCATGCAGTGCCTTGGGGCCATCTGTGGAGCTGGTGTCGTGAAGGGCTTCGAGAGCAACCTATACGAGATCAACAATGGTGGAGCCAACGTTGTGAACCATGGCTACACCAAGGGCGATGGCCTTGGTGCTGAGATCGTTGGCACCTTTGTTCTTGTCTACACTGTCTTCTCTGCCACTGATGCCAAGAGAAGCGCCAGAGACTCTCACGTCCCT ATTTTGGCTCCACTTCCCATTGGGTTCGCAGTGTTCTTGGTTCATTTGGCCACCATCCCCATCACAGGAACTGGTATTAACCCAGCCAGGAGTCTAGGAGCTGCCATTATCTACAACAAAGACCACGCATGGGATGACCAT TGGATCTTCTGGGTGGGACCCTTCATCGGAGCTGCTCTTGCTGCTTTGTATCACCAGATAGTCATCAGAGCCATTCCTTTCAAGAGCAGGGCTTAA